The Desulfuromonas acetexigens genome includes a region encoding these proteins:
- a CDS encoding FprA family A-type flavoprotein: protein MNEIIQIAPEVYWLGAKHPQLQVFDELFPTSNGSTYNAYLIKGKDKTALIDTVKGPFTEVYLDRVAALVPLDKIDLLVVNHTEPDHSGALGELLKRNPNIEIYCSKAAENFLKQIHDVPMKTHAVNEGQEIDLGGKTLRFLLAPYLHWPDTIFTLLPEEKILFSCDAFGAHFCPEKLFDDESPDFSADFISYFDVIMRPFKDKIREALAKVENLELRMICPSHGPLLRRDPKAVIAAYKTLAAAPPEDGKKHALILTHSPHGNTRNMGAAVRRGLESRGVAVAEIAMYGADAGKIRDALECADALVVATPTINRDAPPPVWHALALISTVTPKGRIGAVLGSYGWSGEAVKLVEERLVGLKYTLAAPGLHYRFTPGAEDIAACVKMGEQVAAALLGEK, encoded by the coding sequence ATGAACGAAATCATCCAGATCGCTCCCGAAGTCTACTGGCTCGGGGCCAAACATCCCCAATTGCAGGTTTTTGACGAACTCTTTCCCACCAGCAACGGCTCCACCTATAACGCCTATCTGATCAAAGGCAAAGACAAAACTGCGCTGATCGATACGGTCAAGGGACCCTTCACCGAAGTCTATCTCGATCGGGTCGCGGCCCTGGTCCCCCTCGACAAGATCGATCTGCTGGTGGTCAATCACACCGAGCCCGACCATTCCGGCGCCCTCGGTGAGCTGCTCAAGCGCAATCCGAATATCGAGATCTACTGTTCGAAAGCGGCGGAAAATTTTCTCAAGCAGATTCACGACGTGCCGATGAAGACCCACGCCGTGAACGAAGGGCAGGAGATCGACCTGGGGGGCAAGACCCTGCGTTTCCTTCTCGCCCCCTATCTGCACTGGCCGGATACCATCTTCACCCTGCTGCCGGAAGAGAAAATCCTCTTTTCCTGTGACGCCTTCGGCGCCCACTTCTGCCCGGAAAAGCTCTTCGACGACGAGTCTCCCGATTTTTCCGCAGATTTCATCAGTTACTTCGACGTCATCATGCGGCCTTTCAAGGATAAAATCCGCGAGGCCCTGGCCAAGGTCGAAAATCTCGAGTTGCGGATGATCTGCCCGTCTCACGGCCCGCTGCTGCGCCGCGATCCCAAGGCGGTCATCGCCGCCTACAAGACGCTGGCTGCTGCGCCCCCCGAGGATGGCAAGAAGCATGCGTTGATTCTGACCCATTCCCCCCACGGCAACACCCGGAATATGGGCGCCGCCGTGCGGCGGGGGCTGGAGAGTCGCGGGGTGGCGGTAGCGGAAATAGCCATGTACGGCGCCGATGCCGGGAAAATCCGTGACGCTCTGGAGTGTGCCGATGCCTTGGTTGTTGCCACCCCGACCATCAACCGCGACGCGCCGCCGCCGGTTTGGCACGCCCTGGCGCTGATTTCCACCGTCACGCCGAAGGGACGGATCGGCGCGGTGCTCGGTTCTTACGGCTGGAGCGGCGAGGCGGTCAAGCTGGTGGAGGAACGGCTGGTTGGGCTCAAGTACACCCTGGCGGCGCCGGGGTTGCACTATCGCTTTACCCCGGGGGCGGAGGATATTGCCGCTTGCGTCAAGATGGGGGAGCAGGTGGCGGCGGCGTTGTTGGGGGAAAAATAG
- a CDS encoding metallophosphoesterase gives MTTPETTSEKSTLPLTRRRLLTAGTLGLGGLLAGDVLWREPRSFKIEELHLPLVKIPPGRELRLVQISDLHIQAFSDYHRRVAEAVNALKPEAILITGDFLEKDRNLADVRQFLKLLRAPKGIFAVQGNWEYWSRLEGENLRRHFAGVGVTLLIDERFDLEAGDVPLSILGLDYPSPVDHLLKLQQQADPGRVNLLLSHVPAFQHQQLDGRVDLILCGHTHGGQVKIPFVEPFYLPRFSYPFVAGLYRVGPSSTPLYVNRGIGTSVLPVRFLCRPEITLLRLHAA, from the coding sequence ATGACGACACCCGAAACGACTTCGGAAAAATCCACCCTGCCGCTGACCCGCCGCCGCCTGCTGACGGCCGGCACCCTGGGACTCGGCGGTCTGCTGGCGGGGGATGTCCTGTGGCGGGAACCGCGCTCCTTCAAGATCGAGGAACTGCATCTGCCGCTGGTAAAGATTCCGCCGGGACGGGAGCTGCGCCTGGTGCAGATCTCGGACCTGCATATCCAGGCCTTCTCGGATTACCACCGCCGTGTGGCGGAGGCGGTCAACGCGCTGAAGCCGGAAGCCATCCTGATCACCGGCGATTTTCTCGAAAAGGATCGCAACCTCGCCGATGTCCGCCAGTTTCTGAAACTGCTGCGGGCGCCGAAAGGGATCTTCGCCGTGCAGGGCAACTGGGAATACTGGTCACGCCTCGAAGGGGAAAATCTGCGCCGTCACTTCGCCGGGGTCGGCGTCACCTTGCTCATCGACGAACGCTTCGACCTGGAGGCCGGCGACGTGCCCCTCTCGATCCTCGGCCTAGACTACCCCTCCCCCGTCGATCATCTCCTTAAGCTGCAACAGCAGGCCGACCCCGGCCGGGTCAACCTGCTGCTCTCCCATGTCCCGGCCTTCCAACATCAGCAACTCGACGGCCGCGTCGATCTGATTCTGTGCGGGCACACCCACGGCGGTCAGGTCAAGATCCCCTTTGTCGAACCCTTCTACCTGCCCCGTTTCTCGTACCCCTTCGTCGCCGGGCTTTACCGCGTCGGCCCGAGTTCCACCCCCCTCTACGTCAACCGAGGCATCGGCACCAGCGTCCTGCCGGTACGCTTTCTCTGCCGTCCGGAAATCACCCTGCTGCGCCTGCACGCCGCCTGA
- the aroF gene encoding 3-deoxy-7-phosphoheptulonate synthase has translation MLIVMNHSATQEQIRSVEKAVEAMGLQASPIPGSERTAIGVLGNQGYVDDSTIRELPGVVECIHVSKPYKLVSRDFHPEPTIVEVGPVKIGNGLPPVVMAGPCSIESEAQMLASARVVKAAGAQILRGGAFKPRTGPHSFQGLGVEGLKYLRRAGDEAGLPVVTEVMRIEQLDDVCRYADILQIGARNMQNFDLLKEVGKRRHPVLLKRGMSATLEEFLAAAEYIVAEGNGQVILCERGIRTFEKATRNTLDLSIVPLIRKMSHLPIIVDPSHATGIRALVPVMSKAALVAGAHGLMVEVHPEPEKALCDGAQSLTGEGFATLMGELSGLLKYLGY, from the coding sequence ATGTTGATCGTCATGAATCACAGCGCCACCCAAGAACAGATCCGCTCCGTCGAAAAGGCGGTAGAGGCCATGGGCCTGCAAGCCTCGCCGATCCCCGGCAGCGAGCGCACCGCCATCGGCGTCCTCGGCAATCAGGGCTATGTGGACGACAGCACGATCCGCGAACTCCCCGGCGTGGTCGAGTGCATCCACGTCAGCAAGCCCTACAAGCTGGTCTCCCGCGACTTTCATCCCGAACCGACCATCGTCGAAGTCGGCCCGGTCAAAATCGGTAACGGTCTGCCGCCGGTGGTCATGGCCGGTCCCTGCTCCATCGAAAGCGAAGCGCAGATGCTCGCCTCGGCGCGGGTGGTGAAAGCGGCCGGGGCACAGATTCTGCGCGGCGGCGCCTTCAAGCCGCGCACCGGGCCGCACTCCTTTCAGGGTCTCGGGGTCGAAGGCCTCAAATATCTGCGTCGGGCCGGGGACGAAGCGGGGCTGCCGGTGGTCACCGAGGTCATGCGCATCGAGCAGCTCGACGATGTCTGCCGCTACGCCGACATCCTGCAGATCGGCGCCCGCAACATGCAGAACTTCGATCTGCTCAAGGAAGTCGGCAAACGGCGCCATCCGGTGCTGCTCAAGCGGGGGATGAGCGCCACCCTTGAAGAATTCCTGGCCGCCGCCGAATACATCGTCGCCGAAGGGAACGGCCAGGTCATCCTCTGCGAACGCGGCATCCGTACCTTCGAGAAGGCGACCCGCAACACCCTTGACCTGTCGATCGTGCCGCTCATCCGCAAGATGAGCCATCTGCCGATCATCGTCGATCCCAGCCACGCTACCGGTATCCGCGCCCTGGTCCCGGTGATGAGCAAGGCCGCCCTAGTCGCCGGTGCCCACGGGCTGATGGTCGAAGTCCATCCCGAACCGGAGAAAGCCCTGTGCGACGGCGCCCAGAGCCTCACCGGCGAGGGCTTCGCGACGCTCATGGGTGAGCTTTCCGGGCTGCTCAAATATCTCGGCTATTGA
- a CDS encoding c-type cytochrome, giving the protein MSRPCRRTFILSLLFFSLLAVAAFAADDRPEGETIFLALGCRGCHRLGADGGSRGPALDGVGTRLAGSRLRELLIRHDPQAAMPTFSHLTEREREALLTYLRAL; this is encoded by the coding sequence TTGTCCCGCCCTTGCCGTCGCACCTTCATCCTGTCGCTGCTCTTCTTCTCGCTCCTGGCCGTCGCCGCCTTTGCCGCCGACGACCGGCCCGAAGGAGAGACGATTTTTCTCGCCCTCGGCTGCCGGGGCTGTCATCGCCTCGGCGCGGACGGCGGCAGTCGCGGTCCGGCCCTGGACGGCGTGGGCACGCGCCTGGCCGGGTCCCGGCTGCGGGAACTCCTGATCCGACACGACCCCCAGGCGGCGATGCCGACGTTCAGCCATCTCACCGAAAGGGAACGGGAAGCGCTGCTGACTTATCTGCGGGCCCTCTGA
- the trmB gene encoding tRNA (guanosine(46)-N7)-methyltransferase TrmB has product MTQRMIEITSPIFFPLPRAPEEGMDLSALFPEKRPLALEIGCGIGDFIVQLARLRPELNFLAIDIYNKGCLKTCNRIERAELSNVRVLRAEARYLLTHYLPPESLAAIYINCPDPWPKKRHRDRRLVRQEFLQTALYYLRPGGDFYFSTDFQDYAEDVAALLPEMTGYVNVLDQPLVTELPGYPLSKYMRRFLQQGQPIHFIHYRRDPHLPPEGVAPPTIDTGFRLHWRRVEHA; this is encoded by the coding sequence ATGACCCAGAGGATGATCGAAATCACCTCCCCCATTTTCTTCCCCCTGCCGCGCGCCCCCGAAGAGGGCATGGACCTCTCCGCGCTCTTTCCCGAAAAGCGGCCGCTGGCCCTGGAAATCGGCTGCGGCATTGGCGACTTCATCGTGCAACTGGCCCGTCTGCGGCCGGAGCTGAATTTTCTCGCCATCGACATCTACAACAAGGGCTGCCTCAAAACCTGCAACCGCATCGAACGGGCAGAGCTGAGCAACGTCCGGGTGCTGCGCGCCGAGGCCCGCTACCTGCTGACCCACTATCTCCCCCCGGAAAGCCTGGCGGCGATCTATATCAACTGCCCCGATCCCTGGCCGAAAAAACGTCACCGCGACCGGCGCCTGGTGCGACAGGAATTTCTGCAAACGGCCCTCTATTATCTGCGCCCCGGCGGCGACTTCTATTTCAGCACCGATTTCCAGGATTACGCCGAGGATGTCGCCGCGCTGCTGCCGGAGATGACCGGTTACGTCAACGTTCTCGACCAACCGCTGGTCACCGAGTTGCCCGGTTATCCCCTTTCCAAATACATGCGCCGCTTCCTCCAGCAGGGGCAGCCGATCCATTTCATCCATTACCGCCGGGATCCGCACCTGCCGCCGGAGGGTGTCGCGCCCCCGACCATCGACACCGGTTTCCGACTCCATTGGAGGCGCGTCGAACATGCCTAG
- the truD gene encoding tRNA pseudouridine(13) synthase TruD, with product MPSYLTAKVPGTGGTIKESPEDFLVEELPLYTPCGEGEHLYLLVEKEGITTHELLHRLAKALGLRERDIGYAGLKDARATTRQTVSVTGVTPEQALDLQLNNIRVLDARFHRNKLRLGHLAGNRFTLRLRQVKDGALEHALDTLHILQQTGVPNRFGEQRYGVLGNSHRIGRALLRRDFPEAIREIIGDPALIANERWRSAAEAFGQGDLDGALAAFPGRFRDERALLHALRDGKSPEASLMGYPRKLLRLYLSAYQSHLFDRVLAMRLDSIDLLWPGDLAYKHVNGACFLVVDPAAEQPRADAMEISPTGPMFGFKMTPAQGQAGLLEQSLLDKEGLRLENFRLSDGLGMEGERRPLRVPIENPTARREGEDLLLEFSLPRGSYATAVLYEIVKDAP from the coding sequence ATGCCTAGTTATCTGACTGCCAAGGTTCCCGGCACCGGCGGCACCATCAAAGAATCGCCCGAAGATTTCCTGGTTGAGGAATTGCCCCTCTACACCCCCTGCGGCGAGGGGGAACATCTCTACCTGCTGGTGGAAAAAGAGGGGATCACCACCCACGAACTGCTGCATCGTCTGGCCAAGGCGCTGGGGCTGCGCGAACGGGATATCGGCTACGCCGGGCTCAAGGATGCCCGGGCCACCACCCGGCAGACGGTCTCGGTCACCGGCGTCACCCCGGAGCAGGCCCTCGATCTGCAACTGAACAACATCCGCGTGCTCGACGCCCGCTTTCACCGCAATAAGCTGCGTCTCGGCCACCTGGCGGGGAACCGTTTCACCCTCCGGCTGCGCCAGGTTAAGGACGGTGCCCTGGAACATGCCCTCGACACCCTGCACATTCTGCAGCAGACCGGCGTCCCCAACCGCTTCGGCGAACAGCGCTACGGCGTCCTCGGTAATTCCCATCGCATCGGGCGGGCACTCTTGCGGCGGGATTTTCCCGAAGCCATCCGCGAGATCATCGGCGATCCTGCGCTTATCGCCAACGAACGCTGGCGCAGTGCCGCCGAAGCCTTCGGCCAGGGGGATCTCGACGGGGCGCTGGCCGCCTTTCCCGGCCGCTTCCGCGACGAACGGGCGCTCCTGCATGCCCTGCGCGACGGCAAAAGCCCCGAGGCATCGCTGATGGGCTATCCCCGCAAGCTGCTGCGCCTCTATCTGTCGGCCTACCAGTCCCATCTCTTCGATCGGGTGCTGGCCATGCGCCTCGATTCCATCGATCTCCTCTGGCCCGGCGACCTGGCCTATAAACATGTCAACGGCGCCTGCTTCCTGGTGGTCGACCCCGCCGCCGAGCAGCCCCGCGCCGACGCGATGGAAATCAGCCCGACGGGACCGATGTTCGGCTTCAAGATGACCCCGGCACAGGGGCAGGCGGGACTGCTCGAACAGAGCCTGCTTGACAAGGAAGGGTTGAGGCTGGAGAATTTTCGTCTATCCGACGGTCTCGGCATGGAGGGGGAACGGCGGCCGCTACGGGTGCCGATCGAAAACCCGACGGCGCGCCGGGAGGGGGAGGATCTGCTCCTCGAATTTTCCCTGCCGCGCGGCAGCTATGCCACGGCGGTCCTGTACGAAATCGTCAAAGACGCCCCCTGA
- a CDS encoding DUF4212 domain-containing protein translates to MTDTPPPRPTPNPDYRVNFFRPRPGYLRQKVRYTWVLLISWAFFTLGFQFLLLLTQDTPEGDSLITETILFGFPLHYWFSGQFLIVWFILLCCLFNLFVDHLTRIHRQRR, encoded by the coding sequence ATGACCGACACCCCGCCGCCCCGCCCGACGCCCAATCCCGATTATCGGGTCAACTTCTTTCGCCCCCGCCCCGGCTACCTGCGCCAGAAGGTTCGCTACACCTGGGTACTGCTCATCAGCTGGGCCTTCTTTACCCTGGGCTTCCAGTTTCTGCTGCTCTTGACCCAGGACACCCCGGAAGGGGACAGCCTGATCACCGAAACGATTCTCTTCGGCTTTCCGCTGCATTACTGGTTTTCCGGCCAGTTCCTCATCGTCTGGTTCATCCTTCTCTGTTGTCTCTTCAATCTCTTCGTCGACCACCTGACGCGCATCCACCGCCAACGCCGATAG
- a CDS encoding sodium:solute symporter family transporter: MPSEGIKLAPALLLACILALSLLVGLAGRTSKGAYYLVSGPSIGRAGIGAAIASNWMSAASFLGIAGIFYLQGYMAFAYVVGWTGGYVLLLILMAAQIRRFGKYTAPEFVEARYDSPAARCLAATITILITLIYCTAQYKGIALVFSWIFGLDYTPSLLLGTAVGIGYLVLSGTLGASRNQQFQYGILILCFIIPLMVIAKKLGYFWLLPQLGYGRALCELGQAPHHLSLAPWTSGTPYEWIALCFTLMVGTAGLPHVLSRFYTVPNLRDARWSVVWGIFFIGLLYWSAPVYAILARIAQGSAASPTDPEATRALADLIVLKAGEWAGLPSWLIGIIAVGAVIAAFSTVTGLLITGAGAFSYDIYHRLINPAADEKKRMYVAKGATLVLALLVVVLAANPPWLIAQITAVAFALAGNTLFPVFLLGIWWDRTSKQGAIAGMLTGLAVTFGALLLGPLVPGLSMILPATSSALIGAPLVILVMIGVSLATPPPSEEIRRFLAEEVHAP; this comes from the coding sequence ATGCCCAGCGAAGGCATCAAACTCGCTCCGGCCCTGCTGCTGGCCTGCATCCTCGCCCTGTCGCTTCTGGTCGGCCTCGCCGGCCGCACCAGCAAAGGCGCCTATTATCTCGTCTCCGGCCCCTCCATCGGGCGCGCGGGGATCGGCGCGGCGATCGCCTCGAACTGGATGAGCGCCGCTTCCTTTCTCGGCATCGCCGGCATCTTCTACCTGCAGGGCTACATGGCCTTCGCCTATGTGGTCGGCTGGACCGGCGGCTACGTTCTGCTCCTGATCCTGATGGCGGCCCAGATCCGCCGTTTCGGCAAATACACCGCCCCCGAATTTGTCGAAGCCCGCTACGATTCCCCTGCGGCCCGCTGCCTGGCGGCGACGATCACCATCCTCATCACCCTGATCTACTGCACCGCCCAGTACAAGGGGATCGCCCTGGTCTTTTCCTGGATCTTCGGCCTCGACTACACCCCTTCCCTGCTCCTCGGCACGGCCGTCGGCATTGGCTATCTGGTCCTCTCCGGAACCCTCGGCGCCTCCCGAAATCAGCAGTTCCAGTACGGCATCCTCATCCTCTGCTTCATCATCCCGCTCATGGTCATCGCCAAAAAGCTCGGCTATTTCTGGCTTCTACCCCAACTCGGCTACGGCCGCGCCCTCTGCGAACTGGGGCAGGCGCCGCACCATCTCTCCCTCGCCCCCTGGACCTCGGGCACGCCTTATGAGTGGATCGCCCTCTGCTTCACCCTGATGGTCGGTACCGCCGGACTGCCCCATGTCCTCTCCCGCTTCTACACTGTCCCCAACCTGCGTGACGCCCGCTGGAGCGTGGTCTGGGGGATTTTCTTCATCGGCCTGCTCTACTGGAGCGCGCCGGTCTATGCCATCCTCGCCCGCATCGCCCAGGGGAGCGCGGCGTCACCGACGGACCCGGAAGCAACTCGCGCCCTCGCCGACCTCATCGTCCTCAAGGCGGGGGAATGGGCGGGACTGCCCTCCTGGCTCATCGGTATCATCGCCGTCGGTGCCGTCATCGCCGCCTTTTCCACCGTCACCGGCCTGCTCATCACTGGTGCCGGGGCCTTTTCCTACGACATTTACCACCGCCTGATCAATCCTGCCGCCGACGAAAAGAAACGCATGTACGTGGCCAAGGGCGCCACCTTGGTTCTGGCCTTGCTGGTGGTGGTGCTGGCGGCCAATCCGCCCTGGCTCATCGCCCAGATCACCGCCGTCGCCTTCGCCTTGGCCGGAAACACCCTTTTTCCCGTCTTCCTCCTCGGCATCTGGTGGGACCGCACCAGCAAACAGGGCGCCATTGCCGGCATGCTCACCGGCTTGGCCGTCACCTTCGGCGCCCTGCTCCTCGGCCCCCTCGTTCCCGGCCTCAGCATGATCCTGCCGGCGACCTCCTCGGCGCTGATCGGCGCCCCCCTGGTGATTTTGGTGATGATCGGCGTATCGCTGGCGACCCCGCCGCCGTCGGAAGAGATCCGCCGCTTCCTGGCCGAGGAAGTCCACGCTCCCTGA
- a CDS encoding sugar phosphate isomerase/epimerase family protein, with protein MKLVLSAGSLYTLPLEKIFELAHDTGFDGVEVIINYDFQYQDNRALLLDLAAILPIRSLHAPFMELDGWGNKINQTLRTAELALESGIPLINFHPPSWLGCELKFWNWLKRLDDCQRDIGRDQVIITIENMPSTGPFGVNPYLLGQTERLIRFMEEHHLYLTFDTAHMGSSKADFLGDFHRLYDTGRMRNIHFSDFGHGREHLLPGRGILPLTRFLNHLRETGYNQALTLELSPHEFPKEEEGIRASLAELLEYLRKETKGV; from the coding sequence ATGAAACTGGTCTTGTCGGCGGGCAGCCTCTACACGCTCCCCCTGGAAAAAATCTTTGAGCTCGCCCACGACACCGGATTCGACGGCGTCGAGGTGATCATCAATTACGATTTCCAGTACCAGGACAACCGCGCCCTGCTCCTCGACCTGGCGGCAATCCTGCCGATCCGCTCCCTGCATGCGCCCTTCATGGAACTGGATGGCTGGGGCAACAAGATCAATCAGACTTTGCGCACCGCCGAACTGGCCCTGGAATCGGGCATTCCCCTGATCAACTTCCACCCCCCCAGCTGGCTCGGCTGCGAACTGAAATTCTGGAACTGGCTCAAGCGCCTCGACGACTGCCAGCGGGACATCGGCCGCGACCAGGTCATCATCACCATCGAAAACATGCCCAGCACCGGCCCTTTCGGGGTCAATCCCTACCTGCTCGGGCAGACCGAGCGACTGATCCGCTTCATGGAAGAGCACCACCTCTACCTGACCTTCGACACCGCCCACATGGGCTCGTCCAAAGCCGATTTCCTCGGTGATTTCCACCGCCTGTACGATACCGGCCGCATGCGCAACATCCACTTTTCCGACTTCGGCCACGGCCGCGAACATCTGCTCCCCGGGCGCGGCATCCTCCCTTTGACCCGCTTCCTCAACCACCTGCGGGAAACGGGCTACAACCAGGCCCTGACCCTGGAGCTCTCCCCCCACGAATTCCCCAAGGAAGAAGAAGGGATCCGCGCGAGCCTGGCGGAACTTTTAGAGTATTTGCGGAAGGAGACGAAGGGAGTTTGA
- a CDS encoding universal stress protein — protein MLNPGKKILVAIDGSPQSDKAAEEAVRLASVAGPPFKSKIYAILVIPGTRAPSFTDFFPSPPATERPDWEEKRKRIFYVVEKAAAEAGIPLQVEVVYGEAADEILSFAEQEEIDVIVIGSSGAGRVKRALLGSVSSRIAEQARCSVYIVR, from the coding sequence ATGCTCAACCCCGGCAAAAAAATCCTGGTGGCGATCGATGGTTCCCCCCAGTCGGACAAGGCGGCCGAGGAGGCCGTGCGCCTGGCGAGCGTTGCCGGACCTCCGTTCAAAAGCAAAATTTACGCCATTCTCGTTATTCCGGGAACCAGGGCCCCTTCTTTTACCGATTTTTTCCCCTCCCCCCCCGCAACCGAGCGTCCCGACTGGGAAGAAAAACGTAAGCGGATTTTTTACGTCGTGGAAAAAGCCGCCGCCGAGGCCGGCATTCCTCTACAGGTCGAGGTCGTATACGGTGAAGCCGCCGACGAGATCCTGTCATTTGCCGAACAGGAAGAGATCGACGTCATCGTCATCGGCTCTTCCGGCGCCGGCCGGGTCAAGCGCGCGCTGTTAGGCAGCGTCTCCAGTCGGATTGCGGAGCAGGCCCGCTGCTCCGTCTACATCGTGCGCTAG
- a CDS encoding IclR family transcriptional regulator: MAKKEKSEYIIQAVSHALDLLEQFHGEVDELGVTELSKRLKLHKNNVFRLLATLESRGYIEQNRATENYRLGLKSLELGQTFIKQMGLLRQAKPILERLVGECNETSYVAIFKEGYVVYLDVVETDLTVRVVSRVGSRLPAHCTASGKVHLAYMTEEEILALIPQREMKQFTTTTITDRDELVKELALVAERGYAIDNEEMDLGVRCVAAPIRDYTRRIVGAVSISGPSMRFTDERIEKELIPLVIKAGDDLSTRLGFHK; this comes from the coding sequence ATGGCGAAAAAAGAAAAATCCGAATATATTATCCAAGCCGTCTCCCACGCCCTCGACCTGCTCGAACAGTTCCACGGCGAGGTTGACGAGTTGGGCGTCACCGAACTGAGCAAGCGTCTCAAGCTGCATAAAAACAACGTTTTTAGGCTGCTTGCCACCCTTGAATCCCGGGGCTACATCGAGCAGAACCGGGCGACGGAAAACTATCGCCTCGGGCTCAAGTCCCTGGAACTGGGGCAGACCTTCATCAAGCAGATGGGGCTGCTGCGCCAGGCCAAGCCGATTCTCGAGCGGCTGGTCGGTGAGTGCAACGAGACCTCCTACGTGGCGATCTTCAAGGAAGGCTACGTGGTCTACCTGGACGTGGTCGAAACTGACCTGACCGTGCGGGTGGTCTCCCGCGTCGGCTCACGGCTACCCGCCCACTGCACCGCTTCGGGCAAGGTGCACCTGGCCTACATGACCGAGGAAGAGATCCTCGCTCTCATCCCGCAGCGGGAGATGAAGCAGTTCACGACGACCACCATCACCGATCGCGACGAGCTCGTCAAGGAACTGGCCCTGGTCGCCGAGCGCGGCTACGCCATAGACAACGAAGAGATGGATCTGGGCGTGCGCTGCGTGGCCGCGCCGATTCGCGACTATACCCGCCGCATCGTCGGCGCCGTCAGTATCTCCGGCCCGTCGATGCGCTTTACCGACGAGCGCATCGAAAAGGAGTTGATCCCTCTGGTCATCAAGGCCGGAGACGATCTCTCCACCCGGCTGGGCTTCCACAAGTAA
- a CDS encoding alpha/beta hydrolase, giving the protein MPEESAAPPAIKLPAPPVCPENRPFLLEPQQPPKGAALLVHGFTASPWEMRPLGEALAAAGYLVRCVLLPGHGTTVADLAARRYEEWLAAVREGYGQLAETGLPVFGVGMSTGALLLLALAEEEKFAGLALLSPFLRLRHRLAPLVGLLRHVKRHQRRRLPEHLAPYYYDQRPLNGIHQIRRLIRRIEPTLESIHTPVLVLTALGDRTVDAASAHRLYQRLGSPRKGLHQFDAEIGHDLATRGNPRWEETRKRILDFFSGLPAGA; this is encoded by the coding sequence TTGCCCGAAGAATCCGCAGCCCCCCCCGCCATCAAGCTCCCCGCCCCACCCGTATGTCCTGAAAACCGCCCCTTCCTTCTCGAACCGCAACAGCCTCCCAAAGGCGCGGCGCTGCTGGTCCACGGCTTCACCGCCAGCCCCTGGGAGATGCGTCCACTCGGGGAGGCCCTGGCCGCTGCCGGTTATCTGGTGCGGTGCGTACTCTTGCCGGGACACGGTACGACCGTCGCCGACCTGGCCGCTCGCCGTTACGAGGAATGGCTGGCGGCGGTGCGGGAGGGATACGGGCAACTGGCGGAAACCGGCCTGCCCGTCTTCGGGGTCGGCATGAGCACCGGTGCCTTGTTGCTGCTGGCCCTGGCCGAAGAGGAAAAATTCGCTGGGCTGGCCCTGCTCTCCCCCTTCTTGCGCCTGCGCCACCGCCTCGCCCCCCTGGTCGGGCTGCTACGCCATGTCAAACGCCACCAGCGGCGCCGGCTGCCCGAACATCTGGCCCCTTATTACTACGACCAACGCCCCCTGAACGGCATCCATCAGATCCGCCGCCTCATCCGCCGGATTGAGCCGACCCTTGAGAGCATCCATACCCCGGTTCTGGTGCTCACCGCCCTGGGGGACCGCACCGTCGACGCCGCCAGCGCCCATCGCCTCTATCAGCGGCTGGGCAGCCCGCGCAAAGGACTGCACCAGTTCGACGCCGAGATCGGCCATGACCTGGCGACCCGGGGGAATCCCCGCTGGGAGGAAACCCGGAAGCGCATTCTCGATTTTTTCAGCGGGCTTCCCGCAGGCGCGTGA